The Lycium barbarum isolate Lr01 chromosome 12, ASM1917538v2, whole genome shotgun sequence genome includes a region encoding these proteins:
- the LOC132624314 gene encoding uncharacterized protein LOC132624314, translating to MEVRISVHLTPSQREKLIKLLKEYIDVFAWSYDDMPGLSTDIVSHKLSLDPSCPPIKQKKRNIKSDLSLKIKEEISKQFDAKVIRTTMYPTWLANIVPVPKKDGKVRVCVDYRDLNKASPKDDFPLPNIHMLIDNCAKHELQSFVDCYAGYHQILMNEEDAEKTAFITPWGVYYYRVMPFGLKNAGATYMRAMTTIFHDMIHKEIEVYVDDIIIKSRKSSDHLTDLRKFFDRLRRYNLKLNPAKCAFGVPAGKLLGFIVSRRGIELDPSKIKTIQELPAPKSRKDVMSFLGRLNYISRFIAQSTVICEPIIKLLRKDAPTTWTEDCQRAFDKIKEYLSSPPVLVPPEAGRPLLLYLSVSENAFGCVLGQHDETRKKERAIYYLSKKFTPYEARYTLLERTCCALTWVAQKLRHYLSAYTTYLISRMDPLKYIFQKPMPTGKLAKWQMLLSEFDIVYVTQKAVKGQAIADHLAENPVDKEYIPLKTYFPDEEVLFIGEGIAEEYPGWRLFFDGAANSKGVGIGAVLISESGQHYPISAKIKFPCTNNMEEYEACILGLRMAADMHIQELLVIGDSDLLVHQVRGEWTTKNGKILPYLHCVKDLCKRFIKVEFKHVPRTQNEFADALATLSSMIQHPDKNRIDPIKINVHDQHAHCFYTGDYPEGVTSVQKKTLRRLANHFFLSGEILYRRTPELGLLRCVDAKEAARLIEEVHGGTCGPHMNGFTLAKKILRAGYFWMTMESDCIRFVQKCHRCQIHGDLIRVPPNELNVTSSPWPFASWGMDVIGPIEPAASNGHRFILVAIDYFTKWVEASSHKSVTKKVVADFVRSNIICRFGVPESIITDNGANLNSGLMQEICDTFKITHRNSTPYRPQMNGAVEAANKNIKRILRKMIDNYKHWHEKLPLALLGYRTTVRTSTGATPYLLVYGTEAVLPAEVEIPSLRIIQEAELSDAKWTQNRYEQLMLIDGKRLNAVCHGQLYQNRMARAFNKKVRPRQFKTGQLVLKRIFPCQDEAKGKFAPNWQGPYMVHRVLTGGALILAEMDGEIWPKAINADAVKRYYI from the exons atgGAAGTAAGAATCAGCGTCCACTTAACTCCGTCACAGAGGGAGAAATTGATCAAACTTTTGAAAGAGTACATAGATGTGTTCGcctggtcttatgatgatatgcccggattaagcactgacattgtttcacacaagttgtctcttgatccatcctgtcctccgataaagcaaaagaaaagaaacattaaatcagACTTGAGTTTGAAAATCAAGGAGGAGATCTCTAAACAGTTCGATGCAAAGGTCATAcgaactacgatgtaccccacttggctagccaatatcgttcccgtgcctaagaaggatggcaaagttagAGTGTGCGTGGATTACCGAGATCTCAACAAAGCCAGTCCAAAAGACGACTTTCCCCTCCCGAATATTCATATGCTTATTGATaattgtgcaaagcatgagttgcagtctttcgttgattgctacgcaggatatcatcaaatcctaatgaatgaggaagatgcagagaaaacagcattcatcacaccttggggggtgtactactatcgggtgatgcctttcgggctcaaaaacgcaggagctacctacatgagagccatgaccaccattttccatgatatgatccataaagagattgaagtctatgtggatgatatcatcatcaaatcACGAAAGAGCTCAGACCATCTAACGGATTTaagaaagttcttcgacaggttgaggcgatataatctgaagttgaaccccgcaaaatgtgcatttggagtacctgcagggaaattgttgggttttattgtgagcagaagaGGCATAGAGTTAGATCCCTCGAAGATAAAAACCATTCAGGAATTGCCCGCTccaaagagtcggaaagatgtgatgagtttcctcgggcgcCTCAACTACATCAGCCGATTTATAGCACAATCAACGGTGATATGTGaaccaataatcaagttattgaggaaggatgctcctaccacatggactgaagattgccaaagggcctttgacaaaatcaaagagtatttgtctagcccgcctgttttggtgcctccagaagctggaagacctttgttattgtatttgtccgtatcagaaaatgcttttgggtgtGTATTAGGACAGCATGATGAGACAAGAAAGAAGGAGCGAGCGATATATTACTTGAGtaaaaagttcacaccttacgaggcacggtatacgttattggaacgcacctgttgtgctttgacatgggttgcacagaagttgagacattatttgtctgcatatactacttacctcatttcgaggatggacccactcaagtacatcttccagaagcctatgcctacggggaagctagctaagtggcaaatgttgttgagcgagtttgacattgtgtatgttactcaaaaggctgtcaaagggcaggcgatagctgatcatcttgcagaGAATCCTGTGGACAaggaatacataccccttaaaactTATTTCCCGGACGAAGAAGTGTTGTTCATCGGGGAAGGCATCGCAGAAGAGTACCCGGGGTGGAGGCTGTTCTTCGACGGGGCGGCAAATTCTAAAGGGgtcggcattggagcagttttgatttcagagtcaggccagcactatcccatttcagccaaaatcaagttcccgtgtaccaacaatatggaagaatatgaggcttgtattctcggCCTCAGAATGGCAGCTGACATGCATATACAAGAGCTtctggttataggcgattcagacttgctggttcatcaagtgcgaggcgaatgGACAACTAAGAACGGGAAGATACTTCCGTACTTGCACTGCGTAAAGGATTTGTGTAAGAGATTCATTAAGGTcgaattcaaacacgttccaaggacacagaacgagttcgctgatgctttggccacgtTGTCTTCTATGATTCAGCATCCAGACAAGAaccgcatagatcctatcaagataaACGTGCACGATCAACATGCACATTGCTTCTAT ACCGGAGACTATCCGGAAGGGGTAActagtgttcagaagaaaacgcttcggagattagcaaaccatttcttcctaagcggagaaatcctgtataggaggactccggagttaggattattaagatgtgttgacgctaaagaagcggctcgtttgattgaagaagtgcatggcggcacatgtgggcctcatatgaatggctttacACTGGCCAAGAAGatccttcgcgcaggctatttctggatgactatggagtccgattgtatccgttttgtgcagaagtgtcaccgatgtcagattcatggtgatttgattcgagttccgccaaatgaattaaatgtgacaagttctccgtggcctttcgcaagttggggtatggatgtcatcggtcctatcgagccagcagCATCGAATgggcacaggttcattttggtagccattgattatttcacaaagtgggtggaagcatcttcacataagtcggtaacaaagaaggtggtagcggatttcgttcggagcaacattatttgccgattcggagtCCCGGAGTCAATCATAACGGATAACGGCGCTAACCTTAACAGTGGTCTAATGCAGGAGATTTGCGATACCTTCaagattactcatcgcaattccactccttatcgccctcagatgaatggggcagttgaagcagccaataaaaacatcaagagaatactgaggaagatgatcgataattacaaGCATTGGCACGAGAAACTGCCGTTAGCTCTTCTCGGGTATCGCACTACCGTGAGAACTTCAACAGGGGCAACACCCTATCTTTTGGTCTACGGGACAGAagcggtgttacctgctgaggtagaaataccctctttgagaatcatccaagaagctgagttaagtgacgctaagtggacgcagaatcgatacgaacaattgatgctcattgatggaaagagattgaatgccgtttgtcatggacaactttatcagaatagaatggccagagctttcaacaagaaagtaagaccgaggcaattcaaaacggggcaattggtactgaaacgcatattcccatgtcaagatgaagctaaaggaaaatttgcacctaactggcagggaccttatatggttcatcgagtattgactggaggagcgttaatcctagcagaaatggatggcgaaatttggccgaaagctatcaacgcagatgccgtcaagagatattatatttag